From a single Brassica napus cultivar Da-Ae chromosome C9, Da-Ae, whole genome shotgun sequence genomic region:
- the LOC106446158 gene encoding protein TORNADO 2: MPLSNNVIGCINFISVLLSIPVIGAGIWLTTGAVNSCVKLLQWPVIILGILILLVGLAGFIGGFWRITWLLVVYLIAMLALIVLLGILVGFIYMVTIKGGSGHPEPSRAYLEYSLQDFSGYLRRRVQRSYKWDRIRTCLSTTTICSELNQTFSTALDFFNAHLTPIQSGCCKPPTKCGFTFVNPTYWISPIDMSADMDCLQWSNDQNALCYACDSCKAGLLANLKVDWLKADLFLLLALIGLIIVYIIGCCAFRNAKTEDIFRKYRQGYT; this comes from the exons ATGCCTTTAAGCAACAATGTAATCGGTTGCATAAACTTCATCTCCGTCCTCCTCTCTATTCCAGTCATCGGCGCCGGGATCTGGCTCACCACCGGAGCAGTAAACTCCTGCGTCAAGCTCCTTCAATGGCCAGTTATAATCCTCGGAATCTTGATCCTCCTTGTGGGTCTTGCTGGTTTCATAGGAGGGTTCTGGAGAATCACTTGGCTTCTCGTTGTCTACTTAATTGCCATGCTTGCTCTCATCGTACTTTTAGGTATTCTTGTCGGATTTATTTACATGGTCACCATTAAAGGAGGCTCAGGTCATCCGGAACCAAGCCGAGCTTATCTTGAGTATAGTCTTCAAGATTTCTCTGGTTACTTACGTCGACGAGTTCAGAGATCTTACAAATGGGATAGGATCCGTACTTGTTTGAGCACTACTACTATTTGTTCTGAACTGAATCAGACATTCTCTACGGCTCTAGATTTCTTCAATGCTCATCTTACTCCCATTCAA tCGGGTTGCTGCAAGCCCCCAACAAAATGTGGATTCACATTCGTGAACCCTACGTACTGGATAAGTCCCATAGATATGTCTGCAGATATGGATTGTCTACAGTGGAGCAATGACCAAAACGCTTTGTGCTACGCTTGTGATTCTTGCAAAGCCGGTTTGCTCGCAAATCTTAAGGTGGATTGGCTAAAAGCCGATCTCTTTCTCCTTTTGGCGCTCATCGGGTTGATAATCGTTTATATAATCGGCTGTTGCGCGTTTCGAAACGCGAAAACTGAAGATATTTTCAGGAAATATAGGCAGGGTTATACATGA
- the LOC106449623 gene encoding protein RGF1 INDUCIBLE TRANSCRIPTION FACTOR 1-like — MAIEDHENPNRVINPKNRTIMGGGGEEKWWPSWLKPLLKEPFFVQCNFHGHSPKSECNMYCLDCTNGSLCSLCLAHHKDHRTIQIRRSSYHDVIRVSEIQKHLDIFSIQTYVINSAKVVFLNERPQPQPRPAKGVTNACTVCYRALVDDCFRFCSLGCKVAGTSRSFEKRVKNTAMESENSSNSSGVEDLIPNPQSLTPSTPQLPSSTSLRKRPRKGIPYQSPLQ; from the exons ATGGCCATTGAAGACCACGAGAACCCAAATCGAGTAATCAATCCTAAGAACAGAACAATCATG GGAGGTGGTGGAGAAGAGAAGTGGTGGCCTTCATGGCTGAAACCTTTACTTAAAGAACCCTTTTTTGTTCAATGCAACTTCCATGGACACTCTCCGAAAAGCGAATGCAACATGTATTGTTTGGACTGCACTAACGGCTCGCTCTGCTCTCTCTGTCTTGCCCATCACAAGGATCATCGTACCATTCAG ATAAGGAGATCATCTTATCATGATGTGATAAGGGTAAGTGAGATTCAGAAGCATTTAGATATCTTCAGCATTCAGACGTATGTGATCAACAGCGCAAAGGTTGTGTTTTTGAATGAGAGGCCTCAGCCTCAGCCTAGACCTGCTAAAGGAGTTACCAACGCCTGCACTGTCTGTTATCGTGCCCTTGTCGATGATTGCTTCCGCTTCTGCTCTCTTGGCTGCAAG GTAGCAGGAACTTCTAGAAGCTTTGAGAAGAGAGTGAAGAATACAGCAATGGAATCAGAGAATTCAAGCAACAGCTCAGGAGTAGAGGATCTCATCCCAAATCCACAGAGTTTGACCCCATCAACACCTCAACTTCCTAGTTCTACTTCTTTGAGAAAAAGACCAAGGAAGGGAATCCCTTACCAATCTCCACTGCAATGA